A single genomic interval of Juglans regia cultivar Chandler chromosome 1, Walnut 2.0, whole genome shotgun sequence harbors:
- the LOC118348295 gene encoding uncharacterized protein LOC118348295, which yields MDDFNQWIHESGLIDLSAQGSNFSWCNGQSGLARAWAKLDRVLLDANLLSLFPTVSCSYLSRTTSDHCPMLVEFFKDTYSYGHPPFRFQQMWVEHPEFIGFIKQVWDVPVIGTGLVILACKIKKVKVALHEWNKRVFGRTNTHIESLEVKVESLEGCLQRKWDIDAERELVLASDELNFWRHREDIILA from the coding sequence ATGGATGATTTTAACCAATGGATCCATGAGAGTGGTTTAATTGATTTAAGTGCACAAGGTAgtaatttttcttggtgtaatggccagagTGGTTTAGCTAGAGCTTGGGCGAAGCTGGATCGTGTTTTATTGGATGCAAATTTATTGTCTTTGTTCCCTACGGTGTCTTGTTCGTACTTATCAAGGACGACTTCGGACCATTGCCCTATGTTGGTTGAATTTTTTAAGGATACTTATTCCTATGGTCATCCTCCATTtagatttcagcaaatgtgggttgagcatccAGAATTTATTGGTTTTATAAAGCAGGTGTGGGATGTGCCGGTGATTGGGACGGGGCTTGTCATTCTTGCTTGTAAGATTAAAAAGGTGAAAGTAGCTCTTCATGAATGGAATAAGCGAGTGTTTGGTAGGACTAATACCCATATTGAATCTTTGGAAGTGAAGGTTGAGAGTCTGGAAGGTTGTCTACAAAGAAAGTGGGATATTGATGCCGAGAGGGAGCTTGTGCTGGCTTcggatgaattaaatttttggaGACATAGGGAAGATATCATATTAGCTTAA